Proteins encoded within one genomic window of Corynebacterium aurimucosum:
- a CDS encoding IclR family transcriptional regulator: MGEYSAVSGIKVLDRAVAIMMAATNRPSTLNELCETTGLPRATAHRLATALEAHRILTRTPDGKWGAGPALPGNRDRIIETAGPIMEELLDATGESVQLYELSGTTRTCIATREPEIGLHNVVPVGRQLPLTSGSAARIFAAFADVHVEDAIFSEHDVELARTNGYSESIEERESNLASISAPVFDGAGNFIAALSISGSAERFRPSPAEKFADVLVSASNRLSAALSNSAPNNGNR; this comes from the coding sequence ATGGGAGAGTATAGCGCAGTATCAGGAATTAAGGTATTGGATCGCGCAGTAGCCATCATGATGGCCGCGACCAACCGCCCCTCCACGCTCAATGAGCTGTGTGAGACCACCGGCCTACCCCGGGCAACCGCACACCGTCTCGCCACAGCGCTCGAGGCACACCGGATCCTTACCCGCACGCCCGACGGTAAGTGGGGTGCGGGTCCCGCCCTTCCCGGCAACCGGGATCGAATCATCGAGACCGCCGGCCCCATCATGGAGGAGCTTCTCGACGCCACAGGCGAATCCGTCCAGCTATACGAACTCTCGGGAACCACCCGCACCTGCATTGCCACACGCGAGCCAGAAATTGGACTACACAACGTGGTCCCTGTAGGCCGCCAGCTCCCGCTCACCTCCGGCTCCGCCGCTAGAATCTTCGCAGCTTTTGCCGATGTACACGTTGAAGATGCCATTTTCAGCGAGCACGATGTCGAGCTCGCACGCACCAACGGTTATTCCGAATCCATCGAGGAACGCGAGTCCAACCTCGCCTCCATCTCCGCACCAGTTTTCGACGGCGCCGGAAACTTCATCGCCGCGCTCTCCATTTCCGGTTCGGCCGAGCGCTTCCGCCCCTCCCCAGCGGAGAAATTTGCTGACGTACTAGTTAGCGCTTCTAACCGCTTGAGTGCAGCCCTTTCCAACAGCGCACCGAACAATGGCAACCGCTAA